A genomic region of Aureibacillus halotolerans contains the following coding sequences:
- a CDS encoding PTS lactose/cellobiose transporter subunit IIA — MTLIANSGDARSKAMEAIKVSKENDFENANSLLEVASTELINAHRVQTQLIQEEAAGNKQDITLLMIHAQDHLMNSMTVKELAVELVSLHKRIHTIEIEKGNVG; from the coding sequence ATGACTTTAATCGCAAATTCTGGCGATGCTAGAAGCAAAGCAATGGAAGCCATTAAAGTATCTAAAGAGAATGATTTTGAAAACGCAAACAGCTTGCTAGAGGTAGCATCAACTGAACTTATCAATGCACACAGAGTGCAAACGCAGTTAATTCAGGAAGAAGCTGCTGGAAACAAGCAAGACATCACTTTGCTAATGATTCATGCGCAAGATCATTTAATGAATTCCATGACAGTAAAGGAACTAGCTGTTGAACTTGTTAGTCTGCACAAAAGAATACACACAATAGAAATCGAAAAGGGGAATGTGGGATGA
- a CDS encoding PTS sugar transporter subunit IIB, with protein sequence MINIVLVCSAGMSTSLLVKSMEDAAKTSDKDISIQATASESLANLENEIDVLMLGPQVGYMKKEFEQKYVPKGIKVEVINTVDYGRMNGDKVLARALELATN encoded by the coding sequence ATGATTAACATCGTCTTGGTTTGCTCGGCAGGAATGTCCACTAGTTTGTTGGTGAAAAGTATGGAAGATGCAGCAAAAACAAGTGATAAAGACATAAGCATTCAAGCTACAGCAAGTGAGTCTTTGGCAAATTTAGAAAATGAAATTGATGTGTTAATGCTTGGCCCCCAAGTAGGGTACATGAAAAAAGAATTTGAGCAAAAGTATGTACCAAAAGGTATCAAAGTAGAAGTCATTAATACAGTGGACTATGGACGGATGAACGGCGATAAAGTGTTAGCAAGAGCGTTGGAGCTTGCAACAAATTAA
- a CDS encoding TetR/AcrR family transcriptional regulator, translating into MDRRILKTQNAIMEAFVDLVAMKGFDRITINEIAEKADVNRSTVYLHYVDKYDLLEKCMDDHLNQLFTACMPEDGIGDFTSRDAILRTFEYLEEKAFFYTTMLNNNGIPAFRNHLKAKALQSLQQQLKDGFGNDSANNQAILVEFLASGAVGVLEWWIMNGMPYSPAQMVDEFWSLLERIQLAGKPERK; encoded by the coding sequence ATGGACAGAAGGATACTGAAAACGCAGAACGCCATCATGGAGGCTTTCGTTGACTTGGTAGCAATGAAGGGCTTTGATCGAATCACCATCAATGAAATCGCGGAGAAAGCGGACGTCAACCGCAGTACAGTCTATTTGCATTACGTCGATAAATACGACCTGTTGGAGAAATGTATGGATGACCATTTGAATCAGCTATTTACAGCCTGTATGCCCGAGGACGGCATAGGGGATTTCACTTCCAGAGACGCCATCCTCCGCACCTTTGAATATTTGGAGGAAAAAGCTTTCTTTTACACGACAATGCTAAACAATAACGGAATTCCAGCCTTCCGCAACCATCTTAAAGCAAAGGCTTTACAAAGCTTGCAACAGCAACTAAAAGATGGCTTCGGCAACGACAGCGCCAATAACCAAGCAATATTGGTAGAATTTCTGGCATCTGGCGCTGTTGGCGTGTTGGAGTGGTGGATTATGAACGGGATGCCCTATTCTCCCGCACAGATGGTCGACGAGTTTTGGTCACTGCTGGAACGAATACAACTTGCAGGAAAGCCTGAAAGAAAATAG
- a CDS encoding ketopantoate reductase family protein yields the protein MMSVGQRRILIFGAGVIGSFYGAKFAEAGIKVTLLARGKRLDMLRREGLRYHENGKVKRVKVEVIDQLKSDDIYDYIFVPVRYDHVEKALHALKDNQSPTIVTMTNIPTGYAPWLDIVGDRLLPAFPSAGGEIKGGVVYAQFGPSALQATTFGEVNGQESERVKGLAELFRKAEIASSISKNMTAFQITHAAWVVGMNKVIYTDKGIMSHAEAVSPETVRRMTSTIKAYVGVLEKAEVPITPAKFKLILKVPDWLMTFALGRLLRTKMVSDVLLGGHASVVRPEIEMLDKSFIDFLRNKKISIPDSL from the coding sequence ATGATGTCAGTTGGTCAACGTCGCATTCTCATTTTTGGCGCAGGGGTTATCGGTAGTTTTTACGGTGCCAAGTTTGCTGAAGCTGGAATTAAAGTTACGCTGCTGGCGCGAGGCAAGCGGCTTGACATGTTGAGAAGGGAGGGGCTTCGCTATCATGAGAATGGCAAGGTGAAACGTGTCAAAGTAGAAGTGATTGATCAACTGAAATCGGATGATATCTATGATTATATCTTTGTCCCTGTACGCTACGACCATGTGGAAAAGGCGCTTCACGCACTAAAGGACAATCAAAGCCCGACTATCGTGACAATGACGAATATACCGACCGGGTATGCTCCGTGGCTCGATATTGTTGGCGATCGGCTCTTGCCAGCCTTCCCGAGTGCTGGGGGAGAGATCAAAGGCGGAGTCGTTTACGCCCAGTTTGGTCCATCGGCTCTGCAAGCCACTACTTTTGGTGAGGTCAACGGGCAGGAGTCTGAGAGAGTGAAGGGTTTGGCAGAGCTGTTCCGGAAGGCTGAGATTGCATCCAGTATTTCTAAGAACATGACCGCGTTTCAGATCACACATGCTGCTTGGGTTGTCGGCATGAACAAAGTCATTTACACCGACAAAGGCATTATGAGTCATGCAGAAGCGGTAAGCCCTGAGACGGTCCGGCGTATGACGTCGACGATCAAGGCGTATGTAGGTGTGTTGGAGAAAGCTGAGGTACCGATCACGCCGGCGAAATTTAAGTTGATTCTGAAAGTTCCGGATTGGCTAATGACATTTGCGCTCGGAAGGTTGCTTCGTACGAAGATGGTTTCTGATGTTCTGCTTGGCGGGCATGCCAGCGTTGTAAGGCCGGAGATTGAAATGTTGGATAAAAGCTTCATAGATTTTCTAAGAAATAAGAAGATCTCAATCCCAGATTCGTTGTAA
- a CDS encoding ABC transporter permease encodes MKQLSKADKTTEILPKSKPSIYQNLKYMKTNYMLYMFILPAILLTLVFKYFPMYGTVIAFKDFNPIKGILGSDWVGFEHFTSFLTSPNFMRILLNTIQLSSFELLLGFPAPIILALMINQVRRAKVKQNIQLIIYAPHFISVIVISGMLFIFLSPTGPVNALLTPLIGNPVSFMSDPDAFRSIYILSGIWQGAGFASIIYVAALSNVDPQLHDAATIDGATLLQRIRHIDLPTLKPVMAVLFILAAGGIMAIGFEKAYLLQTSMNLPASEILPTYVYKRGLQAGDFSFATAVGLFNAVANVILLLLVNSIVKKLNEGDGLL; translated from the coding sequence TTGAAACAATTATCAAAGGCAGACAAAACGACCGAAATACTGCCGAAATCAAAACCATCCATTTACCAAAACCTTAAATACATGAAGACGAACTACATGCTCTACATGTTTATTCTACCAGCCATCTTATTGACGTTAGTTTTCAAGTATTTCCCGATGTATGGAACAGTGATTGCCTTTAAAGATTTTAATCCGATCAAAGGAATTCTAGGAAGCGACTGGGTAGGGTTTGAGCATTTTACAAGTTTTTTAACGTCACCTAATTTTATGCGAATATTGCTAAATACCATTCAACTCAGTTCATTTGAGCTACTGTTAGGTTTTCCTGCACCTATTATATTGGCGTTGATGATCAATCAAGTGAGACGTGCGAAGGTCAAACAGAACATTCAATTAATCATTTATGCCCCTCACTTTATTTCCGTCATCGTTATCTCTGGTATGTTATTTATCTTTCTTTCGCCTACAGGTCCAGTCAATGCCTTACTAACGCCCTTAATAGGGAATCCTGTTTCGTTTATGTCCGATCCAGACGCGTTTCGCTCCATCTATATTCTGTCCGGTATTTGGCAAGGGGCAGGGTTTGCGTCCATTATTTACGTGGCTGCGCTGTCGAACGTCGACCCTCAGTTGCATGATGCCGCTACGATTGACGGAGCAACATTACTACAGCGGATTCGGCACATTGATCTGCCGACGCTTAAGCCTGTGATGGCCGTTCTCTTTATTCTTGCAGCAGGAGGCATCATGGCGATCGGATTTGAAAAGGCTTACTTGCTTCAAACGTCGATGAATTTGCCCGCTTCAGAAATTCTCCCGACCTATGTTTACAAAAGAGGGTTGCAAGCAGGCGATTTTTCATTTGCCACCGCAGTAGGCTTATTCAATGCGGTTGCGAACGTCATTTTATTACTGCTCGTTAATTCAATCGTGAAAAAACTAAATGAGGGCGATGGTCTTTTATAG
- a CDS encoding carbohydrate ABC transporter permease, whose protein sequence is MSLNRHTKGDKTLLIINYVLLGLVVCIVLVPLLYVLLASFLQPSILLTKGISFNAADWTLDGYQKIFQDATIMRSFLNSMMYAVGFTLVTVVVSILAGYTLSVDGLVGRKSIMIFFLITMFFNGGLIPTYFVVKNLGLLDTMWAIILPSAISVWNIILARTFFKGLPNELKEAARIDGATDLMIFLKIIVPLSKPIIFVLALYAFIGQWNAYFEAMIYLEDQLKYPLQLVLREILIQNQVEPGMIGDRQEQAELQRIAEMIKYSSIVIASVPLLVMYPFFQKYFEKGVMVGSLK, encoded by the coding sequence GTGAGTCTTAACAGACATACAAAAGGCGATAAAACGTTATTAATCATCAATTATGTCCTATTGGGTTTGGTCGTTTGCATCGTTTTAGTTCCGTTGCTTTACGTATTACTGGCCTCCTTTTTACAGCCAAGCATTCTCCTCACGAAAGGCATTTCATTTAATGCCGCTGATTGGACGTTGGATGGGTATCAAAAGATCTTTCAAGACGCAACCATAATGAGGTCGTTCTTGAATTCAATGATGTATGCAGTCGGCTTCACTTTGGTCACTGTCGTCGTCTCCATTCTGGCTGGCTATACCCTTTCGGTTGATGGACTTGTTGGCAGGAAAAGCATCATGATTTTCTTTTTAATTACAATGTTCTTTAATGGAGGGCTTATCCCAACTTACTTTGTCGTCAAAAACCTTGGGTTGCTTGATACAATGTGGGCGATTATTCTTCCAAGTGCCATTTCCGTGTGGAACATCATTTTGGCGAGAACGTTTTTTAAAGGGCTCCCGAATGAGTTAAAAGAAGCGGCACGGATTGATGGGGCCACGGATCTAATGATCTTCCTGAAAATCATTGTCCCATTATCAAAACCGATTATTTTTGTGTTAGCTTTGTATGCGTTTATCGGACAGTGGAACGCCTATTTTGAGGCGATGATCTATCTCGAAGATCAGTTGAAATACCCACTACAGCTTGTATTGCGTGAAATACTTATTCAAAACCAAGTGGAACCCGGCATGATTGGGGATCGACAGGAACAAGCTGAGCTCCAGAGAATCGCAGAGATGATCAAATATTCGTCGATCGTCATTGCCAGTGTCCCGTTACTCGTCATGTACCCGTTTTTTCAAAAATATTTCGAAAAAGGGGTTATGGTCGGTTCATTAAAGTAA